In the genome of Thermoplasmataceae archaeon, one region contains:
- a CDS encoding NAD(P)/FAD-dependent oxidoreductase, translated as MESAEIVIIGGGIVGLSVAASLSENNREIYVLEKNRVLGLETSSHNSGVIHSGIYYPPGSLKAVLCRKGNEHIYSICEKYHIPFRKLGKLIVATDDSGIAELEKLLKNGERNGIQDLRMLDSDQIRTIEPNVLAKRAIYSPSTGIIEPDSLMDYFRAKALRNGVTFVPETMVTGISRISDGYELMGVSSGQRFSIRSDTVINSAGLQSDRIAEMAGIDINSAGYRLHYCKGDYFRLSGPPPVRSLVYPVPNGPGLGIHLTPDMAGSIKLGPNAYYVDKVDYKVESSPVEFLDDVIKFAPSIADREIVADSSGIRPKLQGPGEGFRDFAIRHEKDRGLQGFIDLIGIESPGLTASPAIGEYISQIYDKEIKH; from the coding sequence ATGGAATCTGCCGAAATCGTCATCATAGGTGGCGGAATCGTCGGACTGTCCGTAGCTGCCAGTCTGTCCGAGAATAACCGGGAGATTTATGTCCTGGAAAAAAACCGTGTATTGGGCCTGGAGACGAGCAGCCACAACAGTGGGGTCATCCATTCCGGAATATATTACCCGCCTGGATCGCTAAAGGCTGTCCTTTGCAGGAAAGGAAATGAGCATATTTACAGCATATGTGAGAAATACCATATACCTTTTAGGAAACTTGGAAAGCTGATCGTAGCAACTGATGATTCCGGTATTGCAGAACTCGAGAAACTGTTAAAAAACGGTGAAAGAAATGGTATACAGGATTTGAGGATGCTTGACAGTGATCAGATCAGGACAATTGAACCAAACGTCCTAGCGAAAAGGGCTATATATTCCCCGTCTACCGGCATAATAGAGCCTGACAGCCTTATGGATTATTTCAGGGCAAAGGCATTGCGGAACGGCGTGACATTCGTTCCGGAAACCATGGTTACTGGAATATCCAGAATATCAGACGGTTATGAACTGATGGGGGTCAGCTCAGGGCAGAGATTCAGCATAAGATCGGATACTGTTATAAACAGTGCAGGCCTCCAGTCGGACCGAATAGCTGAAATGGCAGGGATAGACATAAATAGTGCTGGGTACAGGCTTCACTACTGCAAGGGAGATTATTTCAGGCTGTCTGGCCCGCCGCCTGTAAGGTCCCTAGTATATCCGGTTCCAAACGGGCCTGGCCTCGGAATACATCTCACCCCTGACATGGCGGGGTCCATTAAGCTGGGACCAAACGCATATTATGTGGATAAGGTGGACTACAAAGTGGAATCAAGCCCTGTTGAATTTCTGGATGATGTTATAAAATTCGCCCCCTCAATTGCAGATCGCGAGATCGTTGCAGACTCATCAGGGATACGGCCGAAACTCCAGGGGCCGGGTGAAGGGTTCAGGGACTTTGCCATTCGTCATGAAAAGGACAGGGGATTGCAGGGTTTCATCGATCTCATTGGCATTGAGTCACCTGGGCTGACCGCGTCTCCTGCCATAGGGGAATATATTTCGCAGATATATGATAAAGAAATAAAGCACTGA